The following coding sequences lie in one Phycisphaerae bacterium genomic window:
- a CDS encoding DUF1559 domain-containing protein, translating to MSRRHGFTLIELLVVVAIVAVLVAMLLPALTQAREAARRTVCGNNQRQLLIAINSYAGDHDDWVASGSHGWEPRIVQGQSPIFRMNLAHYFYTRHASGLKLVVCPSDPDHSPVADDYDRRWRNFSFAPGGDGGWVVDPDDVNIVSSYYMYAEGHDGDHARHGNQYQYYPITYFGAILADGPWATTTGLGPMRSWHGEYAPERGYNVGGIGGEVIWCPISLIPPFWTETGTWSNLWADNANIWPIFSQACGYADAYPRRFERR from the coding sequence ATGAGCCGAAGACATGGTTTCACGTTGATCGAGCTGCTGGTGGTGGTCGCGATCGTCGCGGTGCTGGTGGCGATGCTGTTGCCGGCTCTCACACAGGCCCGAGAGGCGGCACGGCGTACGGTTTGCGGCAACAACCAGCGTCAACTGCTGATCGCGATCAACAGCTATGCGGGCGACCATGACGATTGGGTGGCCTCCGGCTCTCACGGCTGGGAGCCCCGGATCGTCCAGGGCCAGTCGCCCATTTTTCGGATGAATCTCGCCCATTACTTTTACACCCGCCATGCTTCCGGCCTGAAGCTGGTGGTCTGTCCGTCCGATCCCGACCATTCGCCCGTTGCGGACGACTACGATCGCCGGTGGCGCAACTTCAGCTTTGCGCCCGGCGGCGACGGCGGCTGGGTGGTCGATCCGGACGACGTGAACATCGTCTCCAGTTACTACATGTACGCCGAGGGCCACGACGGCGACCACGCCCGCCATGGGAACCAGTACCAGTACTACCCGATCACCTATTTCGGAGCGATCCTGGCCGACGGTCCCTGGGCGACGACCACCGGCCTGGGCCCGATGCGGTCCTGGCACGGCGAGTATGCGCCGGAGCGGGGCTATAACGTCGGCGGCATCGGAGGCGAAGTGATCTGGTGTCCGATCTCGCTCATTCCGCCGTTCTGGACTGAGACGGGCACATGGTCAAATCTCTGGGCCGACAACGCCAACATCTGGCCGATCTTCAGCCAGGCCTGCGGATACGCCGACGCCTATCCGCGGCGATTCGAACGCCGATGA